TGaaatctgcattgtttttaaagtCATTGCTACAAAGCTGGACAGGTACGAAATAGCAAAGGAAACTAGAACTTTGAGGGCATTCAAATGTACATTAGTGTTGAGATCCCTGTCTCTATTGTTTTGCAGATGTCTTATGTGCTTccacagagacattattaataaAATCTTGGATGACAAAAATATCACCAAAGGAGGGAAATTTGGAACAGTAACTGCAATGATAAACTGCCTACAGGAGTGAGGTGTTTCAATATCTGAATCACAGCTACTGTTTAAAAGTACTGTGTAAAGATTACAAAGAGCTAATCCACTGTTTGATTCCATAATAACAATAGTCATAAAAACAGAGAAGACCACAGAGCTGAGAAGCAGCCATGGGACCAACCCAGAGAATCGCAGCTTCACTTGGAGGAAAACAGGATGGGAGAAGGTGGCAATCTTGAGAAGGTACAAAGCACTAAGCCAGGTGGCAAACCAAAGGTTGATGTTGTCTGTAATGAACCACAACACAGGAAGCTTTAAATCCTTATGGTTCAATGTATAGATACACCGAAAAATGAAAATCATGACTCCATGCAGCATAGCTAATGCGTGCCACGTGAGTCTGGACAAGCCAAGACAAATCAGGATCAGGTCAGTCGGGGATAGCTTCCTGCTTCTGAACCAGTCAATGCAGTTGATGAGGACAATAAATCCATTTGCTACCATTCCAGCAAAGGCTTCCATAGCGAGAAGTGCAAAGCCCATTATCCACAGTGAGCTGGCCATCTTTgcaaccccaaaacaaaaaagttttttctGCTCAGAAACTCGCACTTTCAATCAACACCACACAGCACAACCCTGGGGCCTTGTTTTAGGAACACCAAAGCATCTGAGAGGCAGGAGCTACTTTCCTGTGTTTACCGTGTTGAGATGCAAATATTTCTGGAAAGGACAGTATTACCAATTCTATATCCTGTTCATATTTCCACAGCCAACCAGTTGACTCCCCTGTTCCTACGCCTcaatgcctcactctgaatggaAATAGTAAGTTTGCtttaacatctttttttaaaattaacttttccttGTGTCTGTAGAGCCCAGGCAAGGAAGAAGACTACAACCATCCCGGCTTCAGCAATGCAggagccccaccaccaccacccaaaactCTACCAGAAATCCCAGAacagacagaaagcaaaaggAAGGTGGAAAGGTGGGATTCTTTGGTTTGAACAAAAATTCAAGCCAGTTTAAagggactcaaaacagcttgccTCTGTGGAAAAGTCTCTCTAAATTTTATATGGCCAAAACCATATAGGACAACTTCTGATTTGGCTTATTGGGTTTGCTAAGTATTTGGTTAGAGGGGTTTTTGTCACTTTTTTTAGGTGGTgaatttttttcccccccccccccccacaagctgaATTGGATTTTTTCCAGGTTTGTTTGGtgatttggctttactgaatcaccaagcctatgaAGAACTTCCTgtagggttatttatttattaaatgtcttTTGTGTTTACATAGAGAGGTTATTAACAAGATGGATGATGACAACCGTAGCAGAAATGGAATAGAAGTTGAGGCAGTTACTACAATATCTAAGAAGTTACAGGAATCAGATACTTTAATTTCAGTTCTCCCCTGTTCCTAagcctctatgcctcactctgaatgtaaataGTAAGTTTACTTTAACATGTTTCATATTTAAATTACCTTTCCCCTGTGTCTGTAGGGCGAAAGCAGGGAAGAGGACTACAGCAAGCTCGGCttcagcaatgcaggaggagTGGGTtttcaccaacccccccccccccccggactgaaCCAGAAATCCCagaacagacagaaagcaagaggAAGGTGAGAAGGTGGAACTCTTTGGTTTGAAAAAAATTCCAAGCCGGTTTAAAGGGACTCCAAATGGCCAGTCTCTGTGGATGAGTGTCTTTAAATTTTATATGGCCAAAACCATATAGGGCAAATTCTGATTTGGCTTACTGGATTTGCCAAGTATTTGGTTAGAGGGGTTTTCTCACTTTTTTGGAGAGGTAAATAAATCTTCCCAAAAGGTGAATTAGACTTTTTCCAGATTTTTGCTGATTCGGCTTTagtgaatcaccaagcctatgaAGAATTTCCTGtagtgttatttattattatttattaaatagaTTTAATAGTTTacccttccccttttgggctccTGGTggcatacaataaatatataaatatttcagtCATAATAATAAATATCATAAGTAGCCTAGTTATACcactaaaatatataaaaaaacacaacccaccaaaatacccccaaaatacaacaatccagatgttcaatttcatgtcaattctGCAACAATGAAACCTACTGCACAGAGGGGAATATTTGGAAGTTAGTAATTATTGATTAGTAGTTAATGATTGACAGTAAGTAGTAAGTGGTAAATGtgggaggccaagatggtaacTGTAACAGCCTCAGCCATATACTTGGtaaaacaactctgtcttacagttgctccaactctgtcttacagaaaCTGCTCCAAGCTTCATAGGGCTCTGGTCTCCTTGGACAGATGGTtggtcctggttgaggcaagTTGGACTTCCTTGTGGGATGGAGATCACTTTAAGTTGGAATTTGGTTATCTAAGTGCTCTTCGGGATTGTGCTTTGAGAGTTTTTCAGGCTCCGTCTTGTAGAAGAAAATATCTTCTCCTTAAAGTCTTTTGGAAAGTTTTGAAATTGTCAGACTCTTGAATGTGGAAATAGCAGAAACCGTAGAAAAGttctaaagcagtttattccaggtggaacgaagagtaacaatgtaaagcaggatctgagctagagagctcagatccaggacctatatcctttcaAACCCGCCCCtccccatttcgccccacaccaaatgctACAACAATTACTATTACTACAATTACATTACAGAGTCTCAAAGAGCCTGGGAACCTCTCACACCTCTTTGATTGGACACTGGTGCCAGGAGATGgcccaggaaggggagagggaaacggAGAAACATTTTGCAATTCCCATTTGCACATTGATTacccaggaagggaaagggggaaccAGGGaagcaattgcaaatcacacaacGGGGCATCAAGGCAGCATCAAGGCACTGACAGGCGTAGTCCTGACAGACATGTCATGCAAACAGCATTGTAAGTGATGGAGAATCCTGACCCATGTCTGCTTCAGTTTGGGATTAATTAATATCAGGATAAAAGCATGTCCAGAGGGAAAAGCAGCAATAACGTTAGTTATCAGcattattggccaagtgtgatccATGTTATTCCAGATCAGTATAGTCTGTGCAATGAGTGCTAGAAAACTGGACAGGTACAGAACAGAGAAGGAAACCAGAGCTTTAATGGCAGTCAAGTGAGCTTGAGTGTTGAGATCCTTGGTGCCAATTCCATTGTGTTGCAAATGTCTTTTGTGTTTCCACAGAGAGATTATTAACAAGACAGATGAGGACAAACAAAGCAGAAGTGGAATAAAAGTTGAGACACTTAATACAATATCTGAGAGGTTACCGGAATTAGACCCTTTAATTTCTGAACCATTGATGCTCAAAAGTGATGAACTGACAAAGTACATGGACAAACCATTGCTCAACGTTGGTTCTACAATAATGGACATTATAGATGTAATAGCAGAGAGAGCAACGGAGCCCAGAAGCAGCCTTGGCACCAGTCCAGAGATTCTTTGCTTCACTTGGAGGAAAATGGGGTGAGAGAAGGTGGTGATCTTTACAAAGTAGAAAATACCAAGCAATGTGGCAAACCAAGCATTCATAGAGTTCATAAATATCCATATGATGCGCATCAATAGATGTTTGTAATTCAAATTCTCTGCagcaagagaaaagaaatgtaCTGTTTCATCCAGAAACACTACAGTCTGCCACATAAGTCTGGACAAGCCAAGGCAGGTCAGGATCAGGTCAGCTGGAGGTAGTTTCCTGCTTCCGAACCAATCAATGGCATTCACAAGGATAATAAACCCATTTGCTACTATTCCAACAAAGGTTTCAATAACAAGCAGTGTAAAACTGATTATCTTGACTAAGGAAGCCACCATCTTTCTAAGCACAATAGGAAAATGGTTCTTCTCTTTGTGATTTT
The DNA window shown above is from Sphaerodactylus townsendi isolate TG3544 linkage group LG07, MPM_Stown_v2.3, whole genome shotgun sequence and carries:
- the LOC125437026 gene encoding taste receptor type 2 member 41-like, whose amino-acid sequence is MEAFAGMVANGFIVLINCIDWFRSRKLSPTDLILICLGLSRLTWHALAMLHGVMIFIFRCIYTLNHKDLKLPVLWFITDNINLWFATWLSALYLLKIATFSHPVFLQVKLRFSGLVPWLLLSSVVFSVFMTIVIMESNSGLALSVLCDNVSALYPSVHGVILILINPKLRQAWVRMIQHLKRGTIPPPPAGEGTLEKLLPPLTPEEAHLTQDARGCGLLGVSSPFYNGHSDLERPGGGRQALGSLGLNKPLLEFSPLLLRWTHTFGILPY
- the LOC125437027 gene encoding taste receptor type 2 member 10-like; translated protein: MNAWFATLLGIFYFVKITTFSHPIFLQVKQRISGLVPRLLLGSVALSAITSIMSIIVEPTLSNGLSMYFVSSSLLSINGSEIKGSNSGNLSDIVLSVSTFIPLLLCLSSSVLLIISLWKHKRHLQHNGIGTKDLNTQAHLTAIKALVSFSVLYLSSFLALIAQTILIWNNMDHTWPIMLITNVIAAFPSGHAFILILINPKLKQTWVRILHHLQCCLHDMSVRTTPVSALMLP